A genomic window from Lycium barbarum isolate Lr01 chromosome 4, ASM1917538v2, whole genome shotgun sequence includes:
- the LOC132636085 gene encoding uncharacterized mitochondrial protein AtMg00820-like — protein sequence MLSDIYQRCNFACMEPENYEEAIKHDVWKTAMVEEIRMIEKNNTWELVDVPKEREVVSLKWIYKIKLNQEGEIQKHKARLVARGFTQKPGIDFYETFSPVARLETIRTLIVVVAQKKWKIFQLDVKSAFLNGKLDVEIYVEQP from the coding sequence ATGTTGAGTGACATCTATCAAAGATGCAACTTTGCCTGTATGGAGCCAGAAAATTATGAGGAGGCAATAAAGCATGATGTTTGGAAGACAGCCATGGTAGAAGAAATTCGGATGATTGAGAAAAATAATACTTGGGAACTTGTGGATGTACCCAAAGAAAGAGAAGTTGTAAGTCTAAAATGGATTTACAAAATCAAACTCAATCAAGAAGGAGAAATTCAAAAGCACAAAGCAAGGTTGGTTGCTAGAGGTTTCACTCAAAAGCCAGGTATTGATTTCTACGAAACTTTCTCTCCAGTTGCACGTCTTGAGACAATTAGAaccttgattgttgttgttgcacAAAAGAAATGGAAGATTTTTCAACTTGATGTTAAGTCTGCATTTCTAAATGGAAAACTTGATGTAGAAATTTATGTTGAGCAACCTTAA